Proteins co-encoded in one Rudaeicoccus suwonensis genomic window:
- the rpsT gene encoding 30S ribosomal protein S20 translates to MANIKSQMKRIKTNQIRTERNKAYKSELRTWIRKTREAVESGDKAKASEVLATASKKLDKAVSKGVIHKNQAANKKSALAKSVNSIDA, encoded by the coding sequence GTGGCAAACATCAAGTCGCAGATGAAGCGGATCAAGACCAACCAGATCCGCACTGAGCGCAACAAGGCTTACAAGTCGGAGCTGCGGACCTGGATCCGCAAGACCCGCGAGGCTGTGGAGTCCGGCGACAAGGCCAAGGCGTCCGAGGTGCTGGCGACGGCATCCAAGAAGCTCGACAAGGCCGTCTCCAAGGGCGTCATCCACAAGAACCAGGCAGCCAACAAGAAGTCGGCACTGGCGAAGTCGGTCAACTCGATCGACGCCTGA
- the holA gene encoding DNA polymerase III subunit delta, giving the protein MTDLPPLVLIAGPEQLLAERAAASTIDMLLAGDPGAEVVRIDAATYESGELQLHASPSLFGGTKVLLVRDLDEAREDLVSDVVTVVSGGLDGGTLIVQHKGGVRGKKALDALKKAGARVIDAPALKSDRDKSAFVTNEFRRQGRSVAPDAVRALLEAVGKDLRELASACQQLIDDTTGTVTAEYVERYHGGKVDATGFRVADAAVGGNAPEALRLLRHALASGVDPVPIVAVLASQLRQVARVATAGRGSSAALAKELGMAPWQVDRARRDAQGWDGDRLGRAIQAVAAADFDVKGGGRDPVYAVERAILTIAGERQG; this is encoded by the coding sequence ATGACGGACCTGCCGCCTCTGGTGCTCATCGCCGGACCCGAACAACTGCTGGCGGAGCGGGCGGCAGCCAGCACGATCGACATGTTGCTCGCGGGCGATCCCGGTGCCGAGGTGGTGCGGATCGACGCAGCGACCTACGAGTCGGGGGAGCTGCAACTGCACGCCAGCCCCAGCCTGTTCGGCGGCACCAAAGTGCTGCTCGTGCGTGACCTGGACGAAGCCCGCGAGGATCTCGTCAGTGACGTCGTGACGGTTGTGTCCGGTGGTCTCGACGGCGGCACGCTCATCGTGCAGCACAAGGGTGGTGTTCGCGGCAAGAAGGCGCTCGATGCGCTGAAGAAGGCGGGCGCGCGCGTCATCGATGCTCCCGCGCTCAAGTCCGACCGCGACAAATCCGCCTTCGTCACCAACGAGTTCCGGCGGCAGGGGCGATCGGTGGCGCCCGATGCCGTGCGCGCGTTGCTCGAGGCGGTCGGCAAGGATCTGCGCGAGCTCGCCTCGGCCTGCCAGCAACTCATCGACGACACCACAGGCACTGTCACCGCCGAGTATGTCGAGCGTTATCACGGTGGCAAGGTCGACGCGACCGGCTTCCGCGTCGCCGACGCCGCGGTGGGTGGCAATGCTCCTGAGGCTTTGCGACTGCTCCGCCACGCGCTCGCGTCAGGGGTGGACCCGGTGCCGATCGTGGCGGTGCTGGCCAGTCAGTTGCGGCAGGTCGCGCGGGTGGCGACGGCGGGTCGCGGTTCGTCGGCGGCACTGGCCAAGGAGCTCGGGATGGCACCCTGGCAGGTCGACCGCGCGCGGCGCGATGCGCAGGGCTGGGACGGCGACCGGCTCGGCCGCGCCATACAGGCCGTCGCTGCTGCCGACTTCGACGTCAAGGGTGGCGGCCGCGACCCGGTGTATGCAGTGGAGCGCGCCATCCTGACGATCGCAGGGGAGCGCCAGGGCTGA
- the purU gene encoding formyltetrahydrofolate deformylase, producing MLSDPSYVITAQCEDRPGIVHALSSVLVDRDMNIDECQQFGDPLTGRFFIRARVHGPADQDALSECLEPVAERFGMTWGLWPAAQPMRALVMVSGLGHCLSDLLYRQQAGSLPIDIVGVGSNHLTFAAMAAAHDVPFHHIPVTVETKASAEARLLELVDEYDVELVVLARYMQVLSDDLCRALAGRAINIHHSFLPSFKGARPYHQAHARGVKLIGATAHYVTPDLDEGPIIEQDTARIDHGYRAEAMVVAGRDVETQVLARAITWHAEHRVFINGSSTVVLR from the coding sequence CTGTTGAGCGACCCGTCATACGTCATCACCGCGCAGTGCGAGGACCGCCCGGGCATCGTGCACGCCCTCAGCAGCGTGCTGGTCGACCGCGACATGAACATCGACGAATGCCAGCAGTTCGGCGACCCGCTCACCGGGCGGTTCTTCATTCGCGCCCGCGTGCACGGACCCGCCGACCAGGACGCGCTCAGCGAATGCCTCGAGCCGGTCGCCGAGCGGTTCGGTATGACGTGGGGTCTGTGGCCGGCTGCTCAGCCGATGCGCGCACTGGTCATGGTGTCCGGTCTCGGCCACTGCCTCAGCGACCTGCTCTACCGTCAACAGGCCGGCTCACTGCCAATCGACATCGTCGGCGTCGGCTCGAACCACCTGACCTTCGCCGCGATGGCCGCCGCGCACGACGTGCCGTTCCACCACATCCCGGTCACGGTCGAGACCAAGGCCAGCGCCGAAGCCAGGCTGCTCGAACTCGTCGACGAGTATGACGTCGAACTCGTCGTGCTCGCGCGCTACATGCAGGTGCTGTCGGACGATCTGTGCCGGGCGCTCGCCGGGCGCGCCATCAACATCCACCACTCGTTCCTGCCCAGTTTCAAGGGCGCCCGGCCCTATCACCAGGCGCACGCGCGTGGCGTGAAGCTCATCGGCGCGACCGCGCACTACGTCACGCCGGATCTGGACGAAGGCCCGATCATCGAGCAGGACACCGCACGCATCGACCACGGCTATCGCGCCGAAGCGATGGTCGTGGCGGGCCGCGACGTCGAGACGCAGGTGCTTGCCCGGGCGATCACCTGGCACGCCGAGCACCGCGTGTTCATCAACGGCAGCAGCACCGTCGTACTGCGCTGA
- a CDS encoding ATP-dependent DNA helicase, whose product MPADLDSLMHAAIGGVGGSDRPGQAKMARAVDQAIASGSHLLVQAGTGTGKSLAYLVPAIKHAVAAGQPAVVATATLALQAQIVDRDLPRIADALAPELGRRPTYGLVKGRRNYLCLHKIEGGYPEDEEGLFEVGEVDRAAGRIGEEVVRLREWAQETETGERDELVPGVSERAWRQVSVSAEECLGSKCPMVQECFVERSRARAKNVDVIVTNHSFMAIDAFEGRQMLPEHDVLVVDEAHELVDRVTSTITDELTGPMVATAARRCGRMADASAMREAGELLQELLGGFPEGRLMGVPDSLALALARVRDAARSVQSELKPATPADNDGARQVARAAVDEIFDNADRVLEGRELDVVWISQDPRRGAVLRVAPMSVAMLLRDKVFGDRTVVMTSATLELGGTFDSVAGTLGLRGEGGPQWTGLDVGSPFDYPRQAIAYVASQLPAPGRDGLSPAALDEIEVLVRAAGGRTLGLFSSTRAAKAAAEEMRTRLGDDIPVLCQGDDQITTLVRQFAADGRTCLFGTMTLWQGVDVPGSACQLVIIDRIPFPRPDDPLASARSQEIARRGGNGFMAVSATHAALRLAQGAGRLIRRGDDRGVVAFLDTRMVTARYAGFLQKSLPPFWPTSDRALVLKALKRLDEVAAPVLPVHEPARLHQSVKPKTAARQRNTSATAESALGSAAAADRLEQSAAYDALGDTLLMTDGAGPVAEEPAAITPEAPDPETARVSEPQVAAPVDESEVPQAPAAYVPADGWSAEDDEELRDGADLGLGLAELADHLDRPVDAVAARAEALGLDIA is encoded by the coding sequence ATGCCCGCCGATCTTGATTCGCTCATGCACGCCGCAATCGGGGGAGTGGGCGGCTCCGACCGGCCCGGTCAGGCCAAGATGGCCCGCGCGGTCGATCAGGCGATCGCCAGCGGCTCGCACCTGCTCGTGCAGGCAGGCACCGGCACCGGCAAGTCACTGGCATATCTCGTGCCGGCCATCAAGCACGCGGTGGCCGCCGGGCAGCCTGCCGTCGTTGCGACGGCCACCCTCGCGCTGCAGGCCCAGATCGTCGACCGTGATCTGCCGCGCATCGCCGACGCGCTCGCGCCGGAGCTGGGCCGCCGGCCGACTTACGGCTTGGTCAAGGGACGACGAAACTACCTGTGTCTGCACAAGATCGAAGGCGGCTACCCCGAGGACGAGGAGGGCCTGTTCGAGGTGGGCGAGGTCGATCGCGCCGCGGGTCGCATCGGCGAGGAGGTCGTGCGACTGCGCGAGTGGGCGCAGGAGACCGAGACCGGTGAGCGCGACGAACTCGTCCCGGGCGTCAGTGAGCGTGCCTGGCGGCAGGTGTCGGTGTCGGCGGAGGAGTGCCTCGGCTCGAAGTGTCCGATGGTGCAGGAGTGCTTCGTCGAACGCTCGCGAGCACGCGCCAAGAACGTCGACGTCATCGTCACCAACCACAGCTTCATGGCCATCGACGCCTTCGAAGGGCGTCAGATGCTGCCCGAACACGACGTGCTCGTCGTCGACGAGGCACACGAACTCGTCGACCGGGTCACCTCGACGATCACCGACGAACTCACCGGTCCGATGGTGGCCACTGCTGCCCGACGCTGCGGTCGTATGGCGGATGCCTCGGCGATGCGAGAGGCCGGCGAACTTCTGCAGGAGTTACTCGGCGGATTTCCCGAAGGCCGACTCATGGGTGTGCCCGACTCGCTGGCATTGGCGCTCGCGCGGGTCCGCGACGCCGCGCGGTCGGTGCAGTCGGAGTTGAAGCCCGCGACGCCGGCCGACAACGACGGCGCGCGACAGGTGGCACGAGCCGCCGTCGACGAGATCTTCGACAACGCCGACCGCGTGTTGGAGGGACGTGAACTCGACGTCGTTTGGATCTCCCAGGACCCGCGGCGTGGAGCGGTGCTGCGCGTCGCACCCATGAGTGTCGCAATGTTGTTGCGCGACAAGGTTTTTGGCGATCGGACGGTCGTGATGACCTCCGCCACACTCGAGCTCGGCGGCACCTTCGACTCGGTGGCGGGCACGCTCGGCCTGCGCGGTGAGGGTGGCCCGCAGTGGACCGGTCTCGACGTCGGTTCGCCGTTCGACTACCCGCGACAGGCCATTGCGTATGTCGCCTCCCAGTTGCCCGCTCCCGGTCGTGACGGGCTCTCGCCGGCGGCGCTGGACGAGATCGAGGTGCTGGTCCGCGCTGCCGGCGGCCGCACTCTCGGGTTGTTCTCCTCGACGCGCGCCGCCAAGGCGGCAGCGGAGGAGATGCGCACCCGCCTCGGCGACGACATCCCAGTGCTGTGCCAGGGCGACGACCAGATCACCACGCTGGTGCGGCAATTCGCGGCTGACGGGCGCACCTGCCTGTTCGGCACCATGACGCTGTGGCAGGGCGTCGATGTGCCTGGATCAGCCTGCCAGTTGGTGATCATCGACCGCATCCCGTTCCCGCGCCCCGACGACCCGCTGGCGTCTGCGCGCTCGCAAGAGATCGCCCGCCGTGGCGGCAACGGCTTCATGGCCGTTTCGGCGACACACGCCGCCCTGCGACTGGCGCAGGGTGCGGGCCGGTTGATCCGTCGCGGCGACGATCGCGGCGTCGTCGCCTTCCTGGACACCCGGATGGTCACCGCCCGGTATGCCGGATTCCTGCAGAAGTCGCTGCCACCGTTCTGGCCGACCAGCGACCGCGCTCTGGTGCTGAAGGCGCTCAAGCGCCTCGACGAGGTCGCCGCGCCCGTGCTGCCGGTTCACGAACCGGCGCGACTGCATCAGTCGGTGAAGCCCAAAACTGCTGCAAGGCAACGGAATACATCTGCGACAGCGGAGTCGGCACTCGGCTCGGCCGCCGCTGCGGACCGCTTGGAGCAGTCCGCCGCCTACGACGCTCTGGGTGACACGCTGCTGATGACCGACGGCGCCGGTCCTGTGGCGGAGGAGCCAGCGGCGATCACGCCCGAAGCACCCGACCCCGAGACCGCCCGGGTCAGTGAGCCGCAGGTCGCTGCACCTGTGGACGAATCCGAGGTGCCGCAGGCGCCTGCGGCATACGTGCCCGCCGACGGGTGGAGCGCAGAGGACGACGAGGAGCTGCGCGACGGCGCCGACCTCGGGCTCGGGCTCGCCGAACTCGCCGACCATCTCGATCGGCCGGTGGACGCGGTCGCGGCCCGCGCGGAGGCCCTCGGTCTCGACATCGCCTGA
- a CDS encoding MGH1-like glycoside hydrolase domain-containing protein, with amino-acid sequence MTTTPAPATSAEHDRLAASSGPDAAWRLWGPYVSGRQWGTVREDYSEDGNAWDYLPFDHAHRRAYRWGEDGMAGLCDRFGFLNLGIALWNGHDDRLKERYFGLTNAQGNHGEDVKEIWWPTDATPTHSFASWLYRYPQAAFPYADLLAGNASRGKLDPEYELTDTGVLADNRFFDVTVTYAKASPTDVLMEVTVTNHGPDAAPVDVVPQAWFRNTWAWGRDDRAPSLALDGPVVRAEHAWLGTYEIEADGDPRILFCDNETDAESLWGSANASDCPKNGIDTAIVHGDPSRTRDDHGTKVGFWWHFDAIAPGASQTVRLRMRAVAAGSEADSAPFEAPAVGTAFGAGFDEVIAERRAEADEFYAAVIPATTTAEDAHIARRAFAGLLWGKQLFRYSVHEWLEGDPAQPTPPAARRDPKTGRNSSWTHFDLADVISMPDEWEYPWFASWDLAFHTVPLAQIDPDFAKSQVELMVREWAQHPNGQLPAYEWNFNDVNPPVHAWAAWQVFTVDGGTDRGFLVRVFTKLLFNFSWWVNRKDSEGTYLFEGGFLGMDNVGLFDRSQPLPDGMRLEQSDATSWMAFYALSMLRIAVELTRHTDGWDSTTRTFFEYFLRLTGALENFGSRGISLWNEDDGFFYDSIVHTDGSSEQLPVRSLVGLLPLIAVESVHPALMVELPSLIKEVDWVERRDPGLADVLIHHELHDDARMTLTLVGRSRRVRLVKRMFDESEFLSPHGIRSLSAQYREQFSMDIDGGDFSIRYNPAESDTGLFGGNSNWRGPVWFPVNYLLLDAMWSYAAAYPDELVEDPSGSGDKRSIGAAAADLSERLVSLFRVGANGRRPGTPRWYPSGPLWDEHVTFSEYFDGDTGAGLGATHQTGWTALVAHLIVAPGGMPGR; translated from the coding sequence GTGACGACCACACCCGCACCCGCGACCTCCGCCGAGCACGACCGACTCGCGGCATCCTCCGGACCCGACGCAGCGTGGCGTCTGTGGGGGCCCTACGTGTCCGGTCGCCAGTGGGGCACCGTCCGTGAGGACTACTCGGAGGACGGAAACGCCTGGGACTACTTGCCGTTCGACCATGCGCACCGACGCGCCTATCGATGGGGCGAGGACGGTATGGCGGGGCTCTGTGACCGCTTCGGATTCCTCAACCTCGGTATCGCGCTGTGGAACGGCCACGACGACCGGCTCAAGGAGCGCTACTTCGGGCTGACCAACGCCCAGGGCAACCACGGCGAAGACGTCAAAGAGATCTGGTGGCCGACCGATGCGACGCCGACGCACTCGTTCGCGTCCTGGCTCTACCGCTACCCGCAAGCCGCCTTCCCCTATGCGGATCTGTTGGCCGGCAACGCTTCTCGTGGCAAGCTCGACCCGGAGTACGAGCTCACCGACACCGGGGTCCTCGCCGACAACAGGTTTTTCGACGTGACCGTCACCTATGCAAAGGCGAGTCCGACCGATGTGCTGATGGAGGTCACGGTCACCAACCATGGGCCTGACGCAGCACCGGTCGACGTCGTACCCCAGGCGTGGTTCCGCAACACGTGGGCCTGGGGCCGCGACGATCGCGCGCCCTCCCTGGCTCTCGACGGGCCGGTGGTCCGAGCCGAGCATGCCTGGCTCGGCACCTACGAGATCGAAGCAGATGGCGACCCGCGAATTCTCTTCTGTGACAACGAGACCGATGCTGAGTCGCTGTGGGGTTCGGCTAACGCCAGCGACTGTCCGAAGAATGGCATCGACACTGCGATCGTGCACGGCGATCCATCACGTACCCGCGACGACCACGGCACCAAGGTCGGCTTCTGGTGGCACTTCGACGCCATTGCGCCCGGCGCCAGTCAGACCGTCCGGCTGCGGATGCGCGCGGTCGCAGCAGGAAGCGAGGCCGACAGTGCGCCCTTCGAGGCGCCCGCGGTCGGCACTGCTTTCGGAGCCGGTTTCGACGAGGTGATCGCCGAACGTCGCGCCGAGGCAGATGAGTTCTACGCTGCGGTGATTCCAGCGACGACGACGGCCGAGGATGCTCATATCGCACGTCGCGCTTTCGCCGGATTGCTCTGGGGGAAGCAGCTTTTCAGGTATTCGGTGCACGAGTGGCTGGAGGGTGACCCGGCGCAGCCGACGCCTCCGGCTGCCCGCCGCGACCCCAAGACAGGTCGTAACAGCAGTTGGACCCATTTCGACCTCGCCGACGTCATCTCGATGCCCGACGAGTGGGAGTACCCGTGGTTCGCCTCGTGGGATCTCGCCTTCCACACGGTTCCCCTCGCACAGATCGACCCTGACTTCGCCAAGTCGCAGGTCGAACTCATGGTGCGCGAGTGGGCACAGCACCCGAACGGTCAGCTGCCGGCATATGAGTGGAACTTCAACGACGTCAACCCACCGGTGCACGCCTGGGCTGCGTGGCAGGTGTTCACCGTCGATGGCGGCACCGACCGCGGCTTCCTGGTGCGAGTGTTCACCAAGCTGCTCTTCAACTTCTCCTGGTGGGTCAATCGCAAGGATTCTGAAGGGACTTACCTGTTCGAGGGCGGCTTCCTCGGCATGGACAACGTTGGCCTGTTCGACCGCTCGCAGCCGCTGCCGGACGGGATGCGGTTGGAGCAGTCGGATGCCACGAGCTGGATGGCGTTCTACGCCCTGTCCATGCTGCGCATCGCGGTGGAGCTGACCCGTCACACCGACGGATGGGACTCCACCACGCGCACCTTCTTCGAGTATTTCCTGCGGCTGACCGGTGCACTGGAGAACTTCGGCAGCCGTGGCATCTCGCTGTGGAACGAGGACGACGGCTTCTTCTACGACTCGATCGTGCATACCGATGGATCCTCCGAACAGCTGCCGGTGCGCTCGCTGGTCGGCCTGCTGCCGCTGATCGCTGTCGAGTCGGTGCACCCGGCGCTGATGGTCGAGTTGCCCTCGCTGATCAAGGAGGTCGACTGGGTCGAACGGCGCGACCCCGGACTGGCCGACGTGCTGATCCACCACGAGCTGCACGACGACGCACGTATGACGCTGACACTGGTCGGGCGGAGTCGCCGGGTCCGCTTGGTGAAGCGGATGTTCGACGAGTCGGAGTTCCTGTCGCCGCACGGCATCAGATCTCTGTCGGCGCAGTACCGTGAGCAGTTCAGCATGGACATCGACGGTGGCGACTTCTCCATCCGCTACAACCCGGCCGAGTCCGACACGGGCCTGTTCGGTGGCAACTCCAATTGGCGTGGCCCGGTGTGGTTTCCGGTGAACTATCTGCTGCTCGACGCGATGTGGTCGTATGCGGCGGCCTACCCGGACGAACTGGTCGAGGATCCCTCCGGGTCGGGTGACAAACGCTCCATCGGTGCAGCGGCGGCGGATCTGTCCGAGCGCCTGGTCAGCCTGTTCCGCGTCGGCGCGAACGGTCGTCGCCCGGGCACGCCGCGCTGGTATCCGAGCGGGCCGCTGTGGGATGAGCACGTGACCTTCAGCGAATATTTCGACGGTGACACCGGTGCGGGGCTCGGTGCCACCCACCAGACCGGCTGGACCGCGCTGGTGGCACACCTCATCGTCGCTCCGGGCGGTATGCCGGGCCGCTGA
- the hflX gene encoding GTPase HflX, whose product MTETHTPGGAMAARPDLLDGRAAALAAEADHDPRYDSDGFLIEDSGADGDQFDRQERAALRRVAGLSTELQDVTEVEYRQLRLERVVLAGVWGDGTALDAENSLRELSALAETAGSTVLAGVLQRRQKPDPGTWMGSGKAQELRDIVIAEGADTVVADAELTPSQRRGLEDVVKVKVIDRTALILDIFAQHAKSKEGKAQVELAQLQYLLPRLRGWGESMSRQAGGQAAGGQGMGSRGPGETKIELDRRRINTRISKLKHELTGMKTMRDTKRHSRRANSVPSVAIAGYTNAGKSSILNRLTGAGVLVQNQLFATLDPTVRRAETADGRHYTLADTVGFVRELPHQLVEAFRSTLEEVADSDLLLHVVDGSHPDPESQISAVREVLADVGAHDVKEVIVVNKADVADPEVLDRLLRGEKHAIAVSARTGSGFAELLELIAAELPRPQIRIEVLLPYDRGDLLSSLHEEGEVLDTEHTAEGTHVHAKVTPTLQAELAAYVL is encoded by the coding sequence ATGACCGAAACACACACCCCTGGAGGCGCGATGGCCGCCCGCCCCGATCTGCTCGATGGTCGCGCCGCCGCTCTGGCTGCCGAGGCCGACCACGACCCCCGCTACGACTCCGACGGTTTTCTGATCGAGGACTCCGGCGCCGATGGAGACCAGTTCGACCGTCAGGAGCGCGCCGCCCTGCGACGTGTCGCGGGACTGTCCACCGAACTGCAGGACGTCACCGAGGTCGAGTACCGCCAGCTGCGTCTTGAGCGGGTCGTGCTGGCCGGCGTGTGGGGCGACGGCACGGCGCTCGACGCCGAGAACTCACTGCGTGAACTGTCCGCGCTCGCCGAGACAGCCGGGTCCACCGTGCTGGCCGGGGTGCTGCAGCGGCGGCAGAAGCCGGACCCGGGCACCTGGATGGGCTCGGGCAAGGCGCAGGAGTTGCGCGACATCGTCATCGCCGAGGGCGCCGACACCGTCGTCGCCGACGCCGAACTCACACCGAGCCAGCGGCGCGGCCTGGAGGACGTCGTCAAGGTCAAGGTCATCGACCGCACCGCGCTGATCCTCGACATCTTCGCCCAGCATGCCAAGTCCAAAGAGGGCAAGGCACAGGTCGAACTCGCGCAACTGCAGTACCTGCTCCCGCGCCTACGCGGCTGGGGTGAGTCGATGTCCCGGCAGGCCGGTGGCCAGGCCGCTGGTGGCCAGGGCATGGGCTCCCGTGGCCCCGGTGAGACCAAGATCGAGCTCGACCGGCGACGCATCAACACCCGCATCAGCAAGCTCAAGCACGAGCTGACCGGGATGAAGACCATGCGCGACACCAAGCGCCACTCGCGTCGCGCGAACTCCGTGCCGTCGGTCGCGATCGCCGGCTACACCAACGCCGGCAAGTCCTCGATCCTCAACAGACTCACCGGTGCCGGCGTGCTCGTGCAGAACCAGCTGTTCGCCACCCTCGATCCGACCGTGCGACGGGCCGAGACCGCCGACGGGCGGCATTACACCCTCGCCGACACAGTGGGCTTCGTCCGCGAATTGCCACATCAACTCGTCGAGGCCTTCCGTTCGACGCTGGAGGAAGTCGCCGACTCCGACCTGCTGCTGCACGTGGTCGACGGCTCGCACCCCGACCCCGAGTCACAGATCAGCGCGGTGCGCGAAGTGCTCGCCGACGTCGGTGCACACGACGTGAAAGAGGTCATCGTCGTCAACAAGGCCGACGTCGCCGACCCCGAGGTGCTCGACCGGCTGTTGCGTGGCGAGAAGCATGCGATCGCTGTATCTGCCCGCACCGGAAGTGGATTCGCCGAACTTCTCGAGTTGATCGCGGCCGAACTTCCGCGACCGCAGATCCGCATCGAGGTGCTGCTGCCCTACGACCGCGGCGACCTGCTGAGCAGCCTGCACGAGGAAGGTGAGGTGCTCGACACCGAGCACACGGCCGAGGGCACCCATGTGCACGCCAAAGTGACGCCGACCCTGCAGGCCGAGCTTGCGGCATACGTGCTCTGA
- a CDS encoding ATP-binding cassette domain-containing protein, whose protein sequence is MTDDNGQDARAAYTIHTQGLAKTYPGSDTPAVAGIDLDVRSGEIFGLLGPNGAGKTTTAGMLTTRVVPTAGHAYVGGVDVARHPSLVKQITGIVSQQNTLDRQLTVRENLYFHGRLFGISAKQSRATADELLEQFHLAKWADRSVFTLSGGMAQRLMVARAIFHRPAVLFLDEPTAGLDPQSRLALWEKLQELNAAGQTILLTTHYMEEADQLCDRVAIMDHGSILALGTPAELKQRVAADTVVTIRSDADPQTLQQLLTDELPELSAARVREDALELHVRNTERLVPRIVLAAEAVGVGIQDLSVAEPSLETVFIDLTGKDLRE, encoded by the coding sequence ATGACAGACGACAACGGCCAGGATGCGCGGGCGGCATACACGATCCACACGCAGGGCCTCGCCAAAACCTATCCGGGCTCGGACACCCCGGCCGTCGCGGGGATCGACCTCGACGTGCGCAGCGGGGAGATCTTCGGCCTGCTCGGCCCCAACGGAGCCGGGAAGACGACCACTGCGGGGATGCTGACCACCCGCGTCGTGCCGACCGCCGGCCATGCCTATGTCGGCGGTGTCGACGTCGCCCGGCATCCGTCGCTGGTCAAGCAGATCACCGGCATCGTGTCCCAGCAGAACACCCTCGACCGGCAGCTGACCGTGCGCGAGAACCTCTACTTCCACGGCCGGCTGTTCGGCATCTCCGCAAAGCAGTCACGCGCCACCGCCGACGAATTGCTCGAGCAGTTCCACCTGGCCAAGTGGGCGGACCGTTCGGTCTTCACCCTGTCGGGCGGTATGGCGCAGCGCCTCATGGTCGCGCGGGCGATCTTCCACCGACCGGCCGTGCTGTTCCTGGACGAGCCCACCGCCGGCCTGGATCCGCAGAGCAGGCTGGCACTGTGGGAGAAGCTGCAGGAGCTCAACGCCGCCGGCCAGACCATCCTGCTGACGACGCACTACATGGAGGAAGCCGACCAGTTGTGCGACCGGGTGGCGATCATGGATCACGGCAGCATCCTGGCACTGGGCACACCCGCCGAACTCAAGCAGCGCGTCGCCGCGGACACCGTCGTGACGATTCGTTCCGACGCCGATCCACAGACCTTGCAGCAACTGCTCACCGACGAGTTGCCCGAGCTGTCCGCGGCGCGAGTGCGTGAGGATGCGCTTGAGTTGCACGTGCGCAACACCGAACGACTGGTCCCGCGCATCGTGCTGGCAGCGGAGGCAGTCGGCGTCGGCATACAGGATCTGTCGGTCGCCGAACCGAGCCTGGAGACGGTGTTCATCGACCTGACCGGAAAGGACCTGCGCGAATGA
- a CDS encoding ABC transporter permease — protein sequence MSSPATSSAAITDRPTRSVTRSSWTALGALMLRDVVVLRKHWWEFVIRTLIQPFLLCFVFLYVFPKIGQGVGGGHGAKAESGFATVLVPGVVGISIMFQGVQSIALAMAQEFGYTREIEDRVQAPCPIWLVAIAKVLSGAVQGLISAIIVLPIASVVHAPGVRANLDLHWLVILTLVPLCCVAMSGLGLLLGTTFEPRNIGLMFGFIILPITFLGGTYYSWTKLSPVTIGGFHWLQTLVLINPLIYVNEGMRAAFTAGPHMHLWAVYPVIVAFGAGFLTLGLRNFRRRVLS from the coding sequence ATGAGCTCACCCGCCACCTCCTCCGCGGCCATCACCGACCGGCCCACCCGATCGGTGACGCGTTCGAGCTGGACAGCTCTCGGTGCACTCATGCTGCGCGATGTCGTCGTCTTGCGAAAACACTGGTGGGAGTTCGTGATTCGCACACTCATCCAGCCGTTCCTGCTGTGCTTCGTGTTCCTCTATGTCTTCCCCAAGATCGGCCAGGGCGTCGGCGGAGGCCATGGCGCGAAGGCCGAATCCGGCTTCGCGACCGTGCTCGTTCCCGGCGTCGTCGGCATCTCGATCATGTTTCAGGGTGTCCAGTCGATCGCGCTGGCGATGGCGCAGGAGTTCGGCTACACACGCGAGATCGAGGACCGTGTCCAGGCGCCCTGCCCGATCTGGCTGGTCGCGATCGCGAAGGTGCTCTCGGGTGCGGTGCAGGGGCTGATCTCGGCGATCATCGTGCTGCCCATCGCCTCGGTGGTGCACGCACCCGGCGTCCGCGCCAACCTCGATCTGCACTGGCTGGTGATCCTGACCCTGGTGCCGCTGTGCTGCGTGGCGATGTCCGGTCTCGGACTCCTGCTCGGCACCACCTTCGAACCACGCAACATCGGTCTGATGTTCGGCTTCATCATCCTGCCGATCACCTTCCTCGGCGGCACGTACTACTCGTGGACAAAGCTATCACCGGTGACGATCGGCGGCTTTCACTGGCTGCAGACGCTCGTGCTGATCAACCCGCTGATCTACGTCAACGAGGGCATGCGCGCGGCCTTCACCGCAGGCCCGCACATGCATCTGTGGGCGGTCTATCCGGTGATCGTCGCGTTCGGGGCCGGCTTCCTGACGTTGGGGCTGCGCAACTTCCGGCGCCGGGTGCTGTCCTGA